The Micromonospora sp. Llam0 genome contains a region encoding:
- a CDS encoding acyl-CoA carboxylase subunit epsilon → MSDAEPAWRIVRGTPTPEELAALVGVLVARTRPVADSGTDRPAPSRWARSARPTPGFPGRLGPDAWRASALPH, encoded by the coding sequence ATGAGCGACGCGGAGCCGGCCTGGCGGATCGTCCGGGGCACCCCGACCCCCGAGGAGTTGGCGGCGCTGGTGGGCGTGCTCGTCGCCCGTACCCGTCCGGTTGCCGACAGCGGCACCGACCGGCCGGCACCGTCGCGGTGGGCCCGCAGCGCCCGACCCACGCCGGGTTTCCCCGGCCGGCTCGGTCCGGACGCCTGGCGGGCCAGCGCGCTGCCCCACTGA
- a CDS encoding nucleoside triphosphate pyrophosphatase — protein sequence MATSLRPRLVLASASPARHKLLQAAGITPQVLVSGVDEESVTLDRADELCLELARRKMAAVADRLRPDLAADDTDLLVLGCDSVLDFDGEILGKPADAADATERWRRMRGRSGVLYTGHALTSLATGGYAGAAAATVVHFAEVTDDEVAAYVATGEPLQVAGSFTIDGLGGPFLERIEGDHGTVVGLSLPLLRRLVTEVGYRITDLWGEPDTGR from the coding sequence GTGGCTACCTCCCTGCGTCCGCGTCTGGTGCTCGCCTCGGCGAGCCCGGCCCGGCACAAACTCCTGCAGGCCGCCGGCATCACCCCTCAGGTGCTGGTGAGCGGCGTCGACGAGGAGTCGGTGACGCTGGACCGGGCCGACGAGTTGTGCCTGGAGTTGGCCCGGCGCAAGATGGCCGCCGTCGCCGATCGGCTCCGGCCCGACCTCGCCGCCGACGACACCGACCTGCTGGTCCTCGGCTGCGATTCGGTGCTCGACTTCGACGGGGAGATTCTCGGCAAGCCGGCCGACGCCGCCGACGCGACCGAGCGGTGGCGGCGGATGCGCGGGCGGTCCGGGGTGTTGTACACCGGCCACGCGCTGACCAGTCTGGCCACCGGCGGGTACGCCGGTGCCGCCGCCGCGACCGTCGTGCACTTCGCCGAGGTCACCGACGACGAGGTCGCCGCGTACGTGGCGACTGGCGAACCGCTGCAGGTGGCCGGGTCGTTCACCATCGACGGGTTGGGCGGGCCGTTCCTGGAGCGGATCGAAGGCGACCACGGCACGGTGGTGGGGTTGTCGCTGCCGTTGCTGCGCCGGCTGGTCACCGAGGTCGGCTACCGGATCACGGATCTGTGGGGCGAGCCCGACACCGGGCGGTAG
- a CDS encoding O-methyltransferase, whose translation MTTKTLPMTDALQAYVIAHGTPPDEIVSDLIAETASTLPENAQMQVAPEQAALMTLLTRLVNARRAVEVGTFTGLSALAIARGLPADGQLICLDVSEEFTAVARRYWQRAGVDGRIDLRIGPAADSLRALPGEPHLDLAFIDADKISYPVYWGELVPRMRPGGLIVIDNVLRHGRVLAPQSEEDEAMVAFNKQVAADDRVDVVMLAIADGLTLARRR comes from the coding sequence ATGACCACCAAGACCTTGCCGATGACCGATGCCCTGCAGGCGTACGTCATCGCCCACGGCACCCCGCCGGACGAGATCGTCAGTGACCTCATCGCCGAGACCGCCAGCACGCTGCCGGAGAACGCGCAGATGCAGGTCGCACCGGAGCAGGCGGCCCTGATGACCCTGCTGACCCGGCTGGTGAACGCCCGCCGGGCGGTGGAGGTCGGCACCTTCACCGGGCTGTCCGCGCTGGCCATCGCCCGTGGTCTGCCGGCGGACGGGCAGTTGATCTGTCTGGACGTGTCGGAGGAGTTCACCGCGGTGGCCCGGCGCTACTGGCAGCGGGCCGGGGTCGACGGCCGGATCGACCTGCGGATCGGCCCGGCGGCCGACTCGCTGCGGGCGTTGCCGGGCGAGCCGCACCTCGACCTGGCGTTCATCGACGCCGACAAGATCAGCTACCCGGTCTACTGGGGTGAGCTGGTGCCCCGGATGCGGCCCGGCGGGCTGATCGTGATCGACAACGTGCTGCGGCACGGTCGGGTGCTGGCCCCGCAGAGCGAAGAGGACGAGGCGATGGTCGCCTTCAACAAGCAGGTGGCCGCCGACGACCGGGTGGACGTGGTGATGTTGGCGATCGCCGACGGGCTGACCCTGGCCCGGCGCAGGTGA
- a CDS encoding ABC transporter permease, with protein sequence MKFARDTWLIFQRQALLLLRNPVWIFVGVFQPIMYLVLFAPLLKPALAPMGATTDAEIYRIFVPGLLVLLAIFGGLFQGFGLIAELRAGVIERSRVTPVSRLALLLGRSLRDVVSLLLQAVIITVLAIPFGLTVQLGNLLLAYLLLALIALMTSAVSYGVALLVRSEDALAPLMNTVAQPVLLLSGILLPLAFAPLWLQRVAQWNPFSWAVDGTRALFAGNLGDDAVWQGLLITLALASLAVTWAARAFARSVR encoded by the coding sequence ATGAAATTCGCCCGCGACACCTGGCTGATCTTCCAGCGGCAGGCGTTGCTGCTGCTGCGCAACCCCGTCTGGATCTTCGTCGGGGTGTTCCAGCCGATCATGTACCTGGTGCTGTTCGCCCCGCTGCTCAAGCCGGCGCTGGCCCCGATGGGCGCGACCACCGACGCGGAGATCTACCGCATCTTCGTGCCCGGTCTGCTGGTGCTGCTGGCCATCTTCGGCGGCCTGTTCCAGGGCTTCGGCCTGATCGCCGAGCTGCGCGCCGGCGTGATCGAGCGCTCCCGGGTCACCCCGGTCAGCCGGCTCGCCCTGCTGCTCGGCCGCAGCCTGCGCGACGTGGTGTCCCTGCTGCTGCAGGCCGTCATCATCACGGTGCTGGCGATCCCGTTCGGGCTCACCGTGCAGCTGGGCAACCTGCTGCTGGCGTACCTGCTGCTCGCCCTGATCGCGCTGATGACCTCGGCGGTGTCGTACGGCGTGGCGCTGCTGGTCCGCAGCGAGGACGCGCTCGCCCCGCTGATGAACACGGTGGCCCAGCCGGTGCTGCTGCTCTCCGGCATCCTGCTGCCGCTGGCCTTCGCGCCGCTGTGGCTGCAGCGGGTGGCGCAGTGGAACCCGTTCTCCTGGGCGGTCGACGGCACCCGGGCCTTGTTCGCCGGCAACCTCGGCGACGACGCGGTCTGGCAGGGTCTGCTGATCACCCTGGCGCTGGCCAGCCTCGCGGTCACCTGGGCGGCCCGCGCCTTCGCCCGCAGCGTCCGGTAG
- a CDS encoding ATP-binding cassette domain-containing protein — MIETKGLRKSFRSRQGRGAKTVDAVRGVDMLVEEGEIFGFLGPNGAGKTTTLRMLATLIEPDGGEAVIAGADLLRNPGEVRRRIGYVAQGGSTWDEVTGREELVMHARMYGIGKAEAQRRATRALAAFQLTEYADRKCKTYSGGQRRRVEIALGIIHEPKVVFLDEPTTGLDPQSRAHMWDEIRRLRAEGMTVFITTHYLDEADALCDRIAIMDHGEIVTEGTPAALKREVAGEVVTVGLRPDESAAAAQLLDSQPYVSKLETPDDGGVRLFVDDGATAIPQILRTLDGAGLELGSIELHRPSLDDVFLTKTGRSLRES, encoded by the coding sequence ATGATCGAGACCAAAGGGCTGCGGAAGTCGTTCCGCTCCCGGCAGGGTCGTGGCGCCAAGACCGTGGACGCGGTCCGTGGCGTCGACATGTTGGTCGAGGAGGGGGAGATCTTCGGCTTCCTCGGGCCCAACGGCGCCGGCAAGACGACCACGCTGCGGATGCTCGCCACGCTGATTGAGCCCGACGGCGGGGAGGCCGTGATCGCCGGGGCCGACCTGCTGCGCAACCCCGGCGAGGTGCGCCGACGCATCGGCTACGTGGCCCAGGGCGGCAGTACCTGGGACGAGGTCACCGGCCGCGAGGAGCTGGTGATGCACGCCCGGATGTACGGCATCGGCAAGGCCGAGGCGCAACGTCGGGCCACCCGGGCGCTCGCCGCGTTCCAGCTGACCGAGTACGCCGACCGCAAGTGCAAGACCTACTCCGGTGGCCAGCGGCGGCGGGTCGAGATCGCGCTGGGCATCATCCACGAGCCGAAGGTGGTCTTTCTCGACGAGCCGACCACCGGGCTGGACCCGCAGAGCCGGGCCCACATGTGGGACGAGATCCGCCGGTTGCGCGCCGAAGGTATGACCGTCTTCATCACCACCCACTACCTCGACGAGGCGGACGCGCTCTGCGACCGGATCGCGATCATGGATCACGGCGAGATCGTCACCGAGGGCACCCCGGCCGCGCTCAAGCGCGAGGTCGCCGGCGAGGTGGTCACCGTCGGGCTGCGCCCGGACGAGTCGGCGGCCGCCGCGCAACTGCTCGACAGCCAGCCGTACGTCAGCAAGCTGGAAACCCCCGACGACGGTGGCGTACGGCTCTTCGTCGACGACGGCGCCACCGCCATCCCGCAGATCCTGCGCACCCTGGACGGCGCCGGCCTCGAACTGGGCTCGATCGAGCTGCACCGGCCCAGCCTCGACGACGTGTTCCTCACCAAGACCGGCCGCTCGCTGCGCGAGTCCTGA
- a CDS encoding PadR family transcriptional regulator, translating into MSATRMMILGLVKWMQPVHGYDVRRELLSWRADSWANVAPGSIYHALRKLADEGLLCQVGTAQVGARPARTSYEITPAGIDEFDSLLRQHWHDCRPSADPFLSAFAFLPAMPRAEAVAMLRGRAATLRAGNAATRSDLTAGWLRQKPSYVGWMLELTIARVDGEIAWCDRIAALIESGASYHPAEEPADGTWAGWQADLDAADRESARSPSNNQR; encoded by the coding sequence GTGTCTGCCACCCGGATGATGATTCTCGGTCTGGTCAAATGGATGCAACCGGTGCACGGCTACGACGTGCGCCGTGAGCTGCTCAGTTGGCGGGCGGACAGTTGGGCCAACGTCGCACCGGGGTCGATCTACCACGCGCTGCGCAAGCTCGCCGACGAAGGGCTGCTCTGTCAGGTCGGCACCGCCCAGGTGGGTGCCCGGCCGGCGCGGACCAGCTACGAGATCACCCCCGCCGGGATCGACGAGTTCGACTCGTTGCTGCGGCAGCACTGGCACGACTGTCGGCCGTCGGCCGATCCGTTCCTCAGTGCGTTCGCCTTTCTGCCGGCGATGCCCCGGGCGGAGGCGGTCGCCATGTTGCGGGGTCGGGCCGCGACGCTGCGGGCCGGCAACGCGGCGACCCGCAGCGACCTGACCGCCGGGTGGTTGCGGCAGAAACCGTCGTACGTCGGCTGGATGCTGGAGCTGACCATCGCCCGGGTCGACGGGGAGATCGCGTGGTGTGACCGGATCGCCGCGCTGATCGAGTCGGGAGCGTCGTATCACCCGGCGGAGGAGCCGGCTGACGGCACCTGGGCGGGGTGGCAGGCTGACCTGGACGCCGCCGACCGGGAGTCGGCCAGATCACCCAGTAATAATCAACGTTGA
- a CDS encoding biotin carboxylase N-terminal domain-containing protein: MRKVLVANRGEIAVRVIRACRDAGLASVAVYADPDRSAVHAGLADEAYALGGETAADTYLRIDKLLDVAARSGADAVHPGYGFLSENADFAAAVIDAGLTWIGPSPQAIRDLGDKVTARHIAQRAGAPLVPGTADPVAGPDEVVAFAEQYGLPVAIKAAFGGGGRGLKVAREMAEIADLFESATREAVAAFGRGECFVERYLDRPRHVEAQVLADQHGNVIVVGTRDCSLQRRHQKLVEEAPAPFLTDAQRAGIHASAKAICREAGYHGAGTVEYLVGVDGTISFLEVNTRLQVEHPVTEETAGIDLVREQFRLAAGEPLRFTDDPTPRGHSIEFRINGEDPGRNFLPAPGAITALRLPSGPGVRVDTGVTAGDVVSGNFDSLLAKLIVTGETRTEALERARRALDEMIVDGMATALPFHRLVVRDPAFTSEPFTVHTRWIETEFDNTVPAFTAPAAADAPEARETVVVEVDGKRLEVSLPAGFGGGTPTAPTAGRKPARRRGGAGAAAASGDALVSPMQGTIIKIAVADGDQVAEGDLVVVLEAMKMEQPINAPKAGTVSGLSAEVGAVVSAGAMICSIS; the protein is encoded by the coding sequence GTGCGCAAAGTTCTCGTCGCAAACCGGGGCGAAATCGCGGTCCGGGTGATCCGCGCCTGCCGGGACGCCGGCCTGGCCAGCGTCGCCGTGTACGCCGACCCGGACCGCTCGGCGGTGCACGCCGGGCTGGCCGACGAGGCGTACGCCCTCGGCGGGGAGACCGCCGCCGATACCTACCTGCGGATCGACAAGCTGCTCGACGTCGCCGCCCGGTCCGGTGCCGACGCCGTCCACCCCGGCTACGGGTTCCTCTCCGAGAACGCCGACTTCGCCGCCGCGGTCATCGACGCCGGGCTGACCTGGATCGGCCCCAGCCCGCAGGCGATCCGTGACCTCGGCGACAAGGTCACCGCCCGGCACATCGCCCAGCGGGCCGGCGCGCCGCTGGTGCCCGGCACCGCCGACCCGGTCGCCGGCCCGGACGAGGTGGTCGCCTTCGCCGAGCAGTACGGCCTGCCGGTGGCGATCAAGGCAGCGTTCGGCGGCGGCGGGCGCGGCCTCAAGGTGGCCCGCGAAATGGCCGAGATCGCCGACCTGTTCGAGTCGGCCACCCGTGAGGCGGTCGCCGCGTTCGGTCGCGGCGAATGCTTCGTCGAGCGCTACCTGGACCGGCCCCGGCACGTCGAGGCGCAGGTCCTCGCCGACCAGCACGGCAACGTGATCGTGGTCGGCACCCGGGACTGTTCCCTGCAACGCCGCCACCAGAAGCTCGTCGAGGAGGCGCCGGCGCCGTTCCTCACCGACGCCCAGCGTGCCGGGATCCACGCCAGCGCCAAGGCGATCTGCCGGGAGGCCGGCTACCACGGTGCCGGCACCGTCGAGTACCTGGTCGGCGTCGACGGCACCATCTCGTTCCTGGAGGTCAACACCCGGCTGCAGGTGGAGCACCCGGTCACCGAGGAGACCGCCGGCATCGACCTGGTCCGCGAGCAGTTCCGGCTCGCCGCCGGCGAGCCGCTGCGGTTCACCGACGACCCGACCCCGCGCGGGCACTCCATCGAGTTCCGGATCAACGGCGAGGACCCCGGCCGTAACTTCCTGCCCGCGCCGGGTGCCATCACCGCGCTGCGGCTGCCGTCCGGTCCCGGGGTACGGGTGGACACCGGCGTCACCGCCGGCGACGTCGTCAGCGGCAACTTCGACTCGCTGCTGGCCAAGCTGATCGTCACCGGCGAAACCCGCACCGAGGCGCTGGAACGCGCCCGGCGGGCCCTCGACGAGATGATCGTCGACGGGATGGCCACCGCCCTGCCGTTCCACCGGCTGGTGGTCCGCGACCCGGCGTTCACCAGTGAGCCGTTCACCGTGCACACCCGGTGGATCGAGACCGAGTTCGACAACACCGTGCCGGCGTTCACCGCACCGGCGGCGGCCGACGCGCCGGAGGCCCGCGAGACCGTCGTGGTCGAGGTCGACGGCAAGCGACTGGAGGTCAGCCTCCCCGCCGGCTTCGGCGGCGGTACGCCGACCGCGCCGACCGCCGGCCGTAAGCCGGCCCGCCGCCGAGGCGGTGCCGGCGCGGCGGCGGCCAGCGGCGACGCCCTGGTCTCGCCGATGCAGGGCACCATCATCAAGATCGCCGTGGCCGACGGCGACCAGGTCGCCGAGGGCGACCTGGTCGTGGTGCTGGAGGCGATGAAGATGGAGCAGCCGATCAACGCGCCCAAGGCCGGCACGGTCAGCGGCCTGTCCGCCGAGGTCGGCGCCGTAGTCAGCGCCGGTGCCATGATCTGCTCGATCAGCTGA
- a CDS encoding GuaB1 family IMP dehydrogenase-related protein, protein MGRVRFTSDVPGGHELTYNDVFLVPNRSDVASRLDVDLATTDGTGTTIPIVAANMTAVAGRRMAETVARRGGLAVIPQDIPIEVIAEVVAWVKRRHLVHDTALTLAPTDTVGDAIHLLPKRSHGAVIVVEAGRPVGIVTESDCAGVDRFAQLRDVMSREPLTVPETTDPRTGFDLMAQGRRRAAPVVDDAGRLVGVLTRAGALRATLYRPAVDADGRLRVAAAVGINGDVTGKATALLAAGVDTIVVDTAHGHQERMLAAVRAVRKLDPAVPVVAGNVVTAAGVDDLIDAGADIVKVGVGPGAMCTTRMMTGVGRPQFSAVLECAAAARRRGRHVWADGGVRHPRDVALALAAGAANVMIGSWFAGTYESPGDMYTDPDGRRYKESFGMASARAVSARTADDSPFERARKAVFEEGISSARMFLDPARPGVEDLIDEIVAGVRSACTYVGAATLADFHDRAVVGVQSAAGYTEGLPVAGSW, encoded by the coding sequence ATGGGCCGAGTGCGGTTCACTTCCGACGTGCCCGGCGGGCACGAGCTCACCTACAACGACGTCTTCCTGGTGCCCAACCGCTCCGACGTGGCGTCCCGACTCGACGTCGACCTGGCCACCACGGACGGCACCGGCACCACGATTCCGATCGTCGCCGCCAACATGACCGCGGTGGCCGGCCGGCGGATGGCCGAGACCGTCGCCCGGCGGGGCGGCCTGGCGGTGATCCCGCAGGACATCCCGATCGAGGTGATCGCCGAGGTGGTCGCCTGGGTCAAGCGACGGCACCTGGTGCACGACACGGCGCTGACCCTGGCCCCCACCGACACCGTCGGCGACGCGATCCACCTGCTGCCCAAGCGGTCCCACGGCGCGGTGATCGTGGTCGAGGCCGGGCGTCCGGTCGGCATCGTCACCGAGTCCGACTGCGCCGGCGTCGACCGCTTCGCCCAGCTGCGGGACGTGATGTCACGCGAGCCGTTGACCGTGCCGGAGACCACCGACCCGCGTACCGGGTTCGACCTGATGGCACAGGGCCGGCGGCGGGCCGCGCCGGTGGTCGACGACGCCGGCCGGCTGGTCGGGGTGCTGACCCGGGCCGGCGCGCTGCGCGCCACCCTGTACCGGCCGGCGGTCGACGCCGACGGCCGATTGCGGGTGGCCGCCGCCGTGGGCATCAACGGCGACGTCACCGGCAAGGCCACCGCGCTGCTCGCCGCCGGGGTGGACACCATCGTGGTCGACACCGCGCACGGCCATCAGGAACGGATGCTGGCCGCAGTCCGCGCGGTGCGCAAACTGGACCCGGCGGTGCCGGTGGTGGCCGGCAACGTGGTCACCGCCGCCGGCGTCGACGACCTGATCGACGCCGGTGCCGACATCGTCAAGGTCGGCGTCGGGCCGGGCGCGATGTGCACCACCCGGATGATGACGGGGGTCGGCCGACCGCAGTTCTCCGCCGTACTGGAATGCGCTGCGGCGGCCCGCCGACGCGGGCGGCACGTCTGGGCCGACGGCGGGGTGCGGCACCCGCGCGACGTGGCACTCGCCCTGGCCGCCGGAGCGGCCAACGTGATGATCGGGTCCTGGTTCGCCGGCACCTACGAGTCGCCCGGCGACATGTACACCGACCCGGACGGCCGCCGCTACAAGGAGAGTTTCGGCATGGCGTCGGCCCGGGCGGTCAGCGCCCGCACCGCCGACGACAGCCCGTTCGAGCGGGCCCGCAAGGCGGTCTTCGAGGAAGGGATCTCATCGGCGCGGATGTTCCTCGACCCGGCCCGGCCCGGCGTCGAGGACCTGATCGACGAGATCGTCGCCGGGGTACGCAGTGCCTGCACCTACGTCGGGGCGGCGACCCTGGCCGACTTCCACGACCGGGCGGTCGTCGGGGTGCAGAGCGCGGCCGGCTACACGGAAGGATTGCCGGTGGCCGGCAGCTGGTGA
- a CDS encoding transglutaminase family protein, whose amino-acid sequence MSVHSWRLKVEHRTGFSYAGQVGSSYNEARMAPRNEARQAVLEARVEVFPPARTYRYEDYWGTGVTAFDVHSPHDALEVAAISTVETLPPGDLLDAADSAGWTDLGRPEQVDQWHEFLLPTPRTAVDEELTALAESVRAAHPTPHAAALAICEQVREQVAYTTGSTGVQTDAVHAWRQRKGVCQDISHLVVGLLRVTGTPARYVSGYLHPSPDAATGERVVGQSHAWVEWWAGRWTAFDPTNGIPVGERHVVVGRGREYGDVPPLKGVYAGPANTGQGVEVAITRLR is encoded by the coding sequence GTGAGCGTGCACTCCTGGCGGCTGAAGGTGGAGCACCGCACCGGGTTCAGCTACGCCGGCCAGGTCGGGTCGTCGTACAACGAGGCCCGGATGGCGCCGCGGAACGAGGCCCGTCAGGCGGTGCTGGAGGCCCGGGTCGAGGTCTTCCCGCCGGCCCGCACCTACCGGTACGAGGACTACTGGGGCACCGGGGTGACCGCGTTCGACGTGCACTCCCCGCACGACGCGCTGGAGGTCGCCGCGATCTCCACGGTGGAGACCCTGCCGCCGGGCGACCTGCTCGACGCGGCGGACTCGGCCGGCTGGACCGATCTCGGCCGCCCCGAGCAGGTGGACCAGTGGCACGAGTTCCTGCTGCCCACTCCGCGTACCGCTGTGGACGAGGAGCTGACCGCGTTGGCCGAGTCGGTGCGGGCCGCCCACCCGACCCCGCACGCCGCCGCGTTGGCGATCTGCGAGCAGGTCCGCGAGCAGGTCGCCTACACCACCGGTTCGACCGGGGTGCAGACCGACGCGGTGCACGCCTGGCGGCAGCGCAAAGGCGTCTGCCAGGACATCAGCCACCTGGTGGTGGGGCTGCTGCGGGTCACCGGCACGCCGGCCCGGTACGTCTCCGGCTACCTGCATCCCAGCCCGGACGCGGCGACCGGTGAGCGGGTCGTCGGGCAGAGCCACGCCTGGGTGGAGTGGTGGGCCGGCCGGTGGACGGCGTTCGACCCGACCAACGGGATCCCGGTCGGCGAACGGCATGTGGTGGTCGGCCGGGGCCGGGAGTACGGCGACGTGCCGCCGCTCAAAGGGGTGTACGCCGGCCCGGCGAACACCGGTCAGGGCGTCGAGGTGGCGATCACCCGGCTGCGCTGA
- a CDS encoding alpha-E domain-containing protein: MLSRIAESLYWIGRYVERAEDTSRILDVHLHRIISDPWVAEETACRSLLGVMGVDVDDQPVSSARLVGLLGLDGHGASSVVGSLAAARENARGARETISSEMWECLNATWHGLPDARRRVEQQGVHAFFRWTRERCALMAGLTDATMSRDEGWLFLVLGRSIERVDMTARLLSTHVRAGGSIPSWLTLLRSCGAWETFLRTYRGSLDDQHAAEFLLLDRLFPRSVFAALTAAESCLAELERTAGTGSTGRSGAVTDAQRIIGRARTNLEFRGADELLTDLAAVLDSLERTCSHLNDAVSRRYFRQTAAVLWLPEAVA; the protein is encoded by the coding sequence ATGCTGAGCCGGATCGCCGAGTCGCTCTACTGGATCGGCCGGTACGTGGAGCGGGCCGAGGACACCTCCCGCATCCTCGACGTACACCTGCACCGAATCATCTCCGATCCGTGGGTGGCCGAGGAGACCGCCTGCCGGTCGCTGCTCGGCGTGATGGGCGTCGACGTCGACGACCAGCCGGTGTCGTCGGCGCGGCTCGTCGGCCTGCTCGGCCTCGACGGACACGGCGCCAGCTCGGTCGTCGGATCGCTGGCCGCCGCCCGGGAGAACGCCCGTGGCGCCCGGGAGACGATCTCATCGGAGATGTGGGAGTGCCTCAACGCCACCTGGCACGGGCTGCCGGACGCCCGCCGTCGGGTCGAGCAGCAGGGGGTGCACGCGTTCTTCCGCTGGACCCGGGAACGGTGCGCGTTGATGGCCGGGCTCACCGACGCCACCATGAGCCGCGACGAGGGCTGGCTGTTCCTGGTGCTCGGGCGCAGCATCGAACGGGTCGACATGACCGCCCGGCTGCTCTCCACCCACGTACGGGCTGGCGGCAGCATCCCGTCCTGGCTGACCCTGCTGCGCTCGTGCGGTGCCTGGGAGACCTTTCTGCGCACCTACCGTGGCTCGCTGGACGACCAGCACGCCGCCGAGTTCCTGCTGCTGGACCGGCTGTTTCCCCGGTCGGTGTTCGCCGCGTTGACCGCCGCCGAGTCGTGCCTGGCCGAGCTGGAACGGACCGCCGGCACCGGGTCGACCGGCCGGTCCGGGGCGGTCACCGACGCGCAGCGGATCATCGGGCGGGCCCGGACGAACCTGGAGTTCCGGGGCGCCGACGAACTCCTCACCGACCTGGCCGCCGTACTGGACAGCCTGGAGCGCACCTGTTCACACCTGAACGACGCGGTGTCCCGGCGGTACTTCCGGCAGACCGCGGCGGTGCTCTGGCTTCCGGAGGCGGTGGCGTGA
- a CDS encoding type II toxin-antitoxin system RelE/ParE family toxin: MSQPSDQRPYQIRIAGPAARALAGRLPEKVATAVYEFVTTVLINNPHRLGKPLMLPPYEGTWSARRGAYRVLYEIDDERYVVTVTAVEHRGDAYRSR, encoded by the coding sequence GTGAGTCAGCCCTCGGACCAGCGGCCCTATCAGATCCGTATCGCCGGACCGGCGGCCCGTGCCCTTGCCGGGCGGCTGCCGGAGAAGGTCGCCACAGCCGTCTACGAGTTCGTCACCACTGTGTTGATCAACAACCCGCACCGGCTCGGTAAACCGCTAATGCTCCCGCCCTACGAAGGGACCTGGTCGGCCCGGCGCGGCGCCTACCGGGTCCTCTACGAGATCGATGATGAGCGGTACGTGGTCACGGTCACCGCCGTCGAGCATCGCGGCGATGCCTACCGGTCGCGCTGA
- a CDS encoding type II toxin-antitoxin system Phd/YefM family antitoxin: MTIMPFTDARNRLSELIEEVERTHERIEITRHGRPVAVLISPDDLAALEETLDVLSSPEAMRQLAESRAAIAAGDVLDASQVAALMASRAPSSGDQ; encoded by the coding sequence ATGACGATCATGCCGTTCACTGATGCCCGCAACAGGCTCTCGGAGCTGATCGAGGAAGTCGAACGTACCCACGAGCGCATCGAGATCACGCGCCATGGACGCCCGGTCGCAGTTCTCATCTCTCCGGACGATCTCGCCGCGCTGGAGGAGACTCTGGACGTACTTTCCAGCCCGGAGGCCATGCGCCAGCTCGCCGAGTCCCGGGCTGCCATCGCGGCCGGTGACGTACTGGATGCCAGCCAGGTAGCCGCGCTGATGGCCAGCCGGGCTCCGTCATCTGGTGACCAGTGA